A genomic region of Lonchura striata isolate bLonStr1 chromosome 8, bLonStr1.mat, whole genome shotgun sequence contains the following coding sequences:
- the CTDSP1 gene encoding carboxy-terminal domain RNA polymerase II polypeptide A small phosphatase 1: MEHQSIIAQVSREEGSAPLQEKGTQTPAKKPRSRSILQSLFCCLCRDEGEPCTGTTGAPLLVEENGALPKAAVKHLLPEIKPQDASKLCVVIDLDETLVHSSFKPVNNADFIIPVEIDGIMHQVYVLKRPHVDEFLKRMGELFECVLFTASLAKYADPVADLLDKWGAFRARLFRESCVFHRGNYVKDLSRLGRDLRRIIIVDNSPASYIFHPDNAVPVASWFDNMADTELLDLLPFFERLSKVEDVYAVLKKQRTNS; this comes from the exons ATGGAGCACCAGTCCATCATCGCCCAGGTTAGCAGGGAGGAGGGGAGCGCCCCGCTTCAGGAGAAAG GTACCCAGACCCCTGCCAAGAAGCCTCGAAGCCGCAGCATTCTCCAGTCCCTCTTCTGCTGCCTGTGCCGCGATGAAGGGGAGCCCTGCACTGGCACCACTGGCGCGCCGCTGCTGGTGGAGGAGAACGGGGCACTGCCCAAG gctgctgtCAAGCACCTGCTGCCCGAGATCAAGCCACAGGACGCCAGCAAGCTCTGCGTGGTCATCGACCTGGATGAGACCCTGGTGCACAGCTCCTTCAAG CCAGTGAACAACGCCGACTTCATCATTCCCGTGGAAATCGATGGCATCATGCACCAG GTGTACGTGCTCAAGCGGCCGCACGTGGACGAGTTCCTGAAGCGCATGGGCGAGCTCTTCGAGTGTGTGCtcttcactgccagcctggccaAG TATGCAGACCCTGTGGCCGATCTGCTGGATAAATGGGGGGCTTTCCGGGCACGGCTTTTCCGGGAGTCCTGTGTTTTTCATCGTGGCAACTACGTGAAGGACTTGAGCCGCCTGGGCCGTGACCTGCGCCGAATCATCATCGTGGACAACTCGCCCGCATCCTACATCTTCCACCCTGACAACGCC GTGCCGGTGGCCTCCTGGTTCGATAACATGGCAGACACGGAGCTGCTGGACCTGCTGCCCTTCTTTGAGAGACTCAGCAAGGTGGAGGACGTGTATGCAGTGCTCAAGAAGCAGCGGACTAACAGCTAA